The Deltaproteobacteria bacterium DNA window CAGCGCCCCGCAAAGGAGCCCGATCCTCCACGCCCCCGCCATCGCTCACTCTTCCTTCTCCGCCAGCCGCGCGATGGAGACGACCCGCTCGTTCTCGGCGAGGCCGATCAGACGAACGCCCTGGGTGTTCCTCCCGATCACCCGCAGATCGCCCATCCCGAGCCGGATGATCTTCCCGCCGTCGGTGACCAGCATCACCTCGTCCGTTTCGGCGACCTGGCTGACGCCGACGACGCGGCCGGTTTTCTCCGTCACCTTCAGTGCGATCACGCCCTTGCCGCCCCGCGACTGGCTGCGGTACTCCTCGACCGCCGAGCGCTTTCCGTATCCGTGCTCCGTCACGGAGAGGAGCGTCCCCTCGGGTTTCAGGATCTCCATCCCCACGGCGACGTCCCCCTCCTCGAGATCGATGCCGCGCACGCCCACCGCCGCGCGGCCCATCGACCGGACGTCCTCCTCGTGGAACCGGATCGACATCCCCCGACGGGTGGAGAGGGACACCTCGTCCCTCCCCGTGGTGAGGGCGGTCGCGATCAGCCGATCCCCCTCGTTCAGCCCCATGGCGATGATGCCGCCCGCGCGCGGCCGGGAGTACTCCATGAGGTCCGTCTTCTTGATGACCCCAAGCGCAGTCGCCGTCATCACGAACTTCCCCTCCGTGAACTCGCGGACGGGGAGGATCGACGCGATCTCCTCGCCGGGGGAGAGGGACAGGAGGTTCACGATGGCCCGCCCCTTCGACGCGCGCCCCGCTTCCGGCAATTCGTGGACCTTGAGCCAGTACACCTTCCCCTGGTCCGAGAAGAAGAGGACGTAGGTGTGCATCGAGGCGATGAAGAGCATCGAGACGAAATCCTCCTCCTTCGTCCCCATGCCGACCTTCCCGCGCCCCCCGCGCCGCTGCGTCCGGTAGAGGCTGATCGGGTTCCGCTTGATGTACCCCGTGTGGGAGACGGTGACGACCATCTCCTCGTCCACGATGAGGTCCTCGAGCCGCAGGTCCTTCGTCTCGCGCTGGATCTCGGAGCGACGGGCGTCGCCGTAGGCGTCCCGGATCTCGCGGAACTCCTGCCCGATCACGCGCAGAAGCTCCGACTCCTCGCCGAGGATTTTTTTGAGCCGCGCGATCTCCGCGCGCACCTCCTTCAGCTCCTGCAGGATCTTCTCGCGCTCCAGCCCGGTCAGCCGCTGCAGCCGCATGTCGAGGATCGCCTGGGCCTGGATCTCCGACAGGCCGAACTTCGCCACGAGGCCTTCCTTCGCCTCCTTCGGGTCCTTCGAGGCCCGGATCAGCCGGATGACCGCGTCGATGTGGTCGAGGGCGATCGAAAGCCCGAGCAGGATGTGTTCCCGGGCCTCCGCCTTCCGCAGCAGGAACAGGGTCCTCTTGGTGACGACTTCCTTCCGGAAAGCGAGGAACTCCTCGAGAAGCTCCTTGAGGTTCATCGTCCGCGGCCGGTTCTGGACGATCGCCAGCAGCTGCACGCCGAAGGAGGTCTGCATCTGCGTCTGCTTGTACAGGTTGTTGAGGACGACCTCGGCGACCGCGTCCTTCTTCAGCTCCACGACCACGCGCATCCCGTCGCGGTCGGACTCGTCGCGCAGGTCCGAGATCTCCTCGATCTCCTTGTTCCGCACCAGCTCCGCCATCCGCTCGATGAGGCGGGACTTGTTCACCTGGTACGGGATCTCGGTGACGATGATCGACTCCCGGTCCCCCTTCTTCGCCTTCTCGATGAAGGCCCGCGCGCGGATCTGGACGCTGCCGCGCCCCGTGCGGTACGCGTCGCGCACCCC harbors:
- the gyrA gene encoding DNA gyrase subunit A, whose protein sequence is MDLFQKQAQPRAIQDEMRQSYLDYAMSVIVGRALPDVRDGLKPVQRRILFAMHELGNEYGKPYKKSARIVGDVIGKYHPHGDNAVYDALVRMVQDFSLRYPLIDGQGNFGSVDGDSAAAMRYTEVRMAKVTGELLSDLDKETVETLPNYDGSLQEPRVLPSRVPNLLVNGSAGIAVGMATSIPPHNLGEVIGALLALIGNPDITIDELMEHVPAPDFPTGGILYGLDGVRDAYRTGRGSVQIRARAFIEKAKKGDRESIIVTEIPYQVNKSRLIERMAELVRNKEIEEISDLRDESDRDGMRVVVELKKDAVAEVVLNNLYKQTQMQTSFGVQLLAIVQNRPRTMNLKELLEEFLAFRKEVVTKRTLFLLRKAEAREHILLGLSIALDHIDAVIRLIRASKDPKEAKEGLVAKFGLSEIQAQAILDMRLQRLTGLEREKILQELKEVRAEIARLKKILGEESELLRVIGQEFREIRDAYGDARRSEIQRETKDLRLEDLIVDEEMVVTVSHTGYIKRNPISLYRTQRRGGRGKVGMGTKEEDFVSMLFIASMHTYVLFFSDQGKVYWLKVHELPEAGRASKGRAIVNLLSLSPGEEIASILPVREFTEGKFVMTATALGVIKKTDLMEYSRPRAGGIIAMGLNEGDRLIATALTTGRDEVSLSTRRGMSIRFHEEDVRSMGRAAVGVRGIDLEEGDVAVGMEILKPEGTLLSVTEHGYGKRSAVEEYRSQSRGGKGVIALKVTEKTGRVVGVSQVAETDEVMLVTDGGKIIRLGMGDLRVIGRNTQGVRLIGLAENERVVSIARLAEKEE